The Thermococcus peptonophilus genomic sequence TTTCGACTGCAACTTCAACCCGCCCGAGAGGCAGGCTAGGCCCTCATTTGGAAAGGTCGCCTTCATGAGCCAGAGCGGGGCATTCGGCGCTGCAATCCTCGACTGGGCCGCCAGCCACAAGATAGGGATGAGTAAGTTCATCAGCCTCGGCAACATGGCTGACCTCGACGAGAGCGACTTCATGGCATACCTTGGCGACGACCCGAAGACGGGCGTCATAACCGGCTACATTGAGGGAGTCAAGGACGGGAGGAAGTTCTTCAACACGGCAAAGGAAGTGACTCTCAAGAAGCCCGTCGTTATCCTCAAGGCTGGAAGGACGGAGGCAGGGGCAAAGGCGGCCGCTTCCCACACTGGCTCTCTCGCCGGCTCTTACAGGATATACCAGGCTGCCTTTGAGCAGACCGGAGTTCTGGAAGCCAAGAGCATGCGCCAGCTCTTCAACTACGCGAAGGCATTGGCCATGCAGAGCCCCGCTAAGGGCAACCGCGTGGCCATCGTCACCAACGGCGGTGGAGCTGGAGTCATGATGAGCGACGGCTTGCTTGAGAAGGGCATAAAGCTCGCCGAGCTCAGCGAGGAGACCAACGAGAAGTTTGAGAGGGACATCAAGGAAGGAAAGCTCCCGCACCACATGAGCTACAAGAACCCAATCGACGTCATAGGCGACGCACCCTCAAGCCGCTACGAGATAGCCATGCGCTATGCCCTAGAAGACCCGAACGTTGACGTCCTCGTCGTCATAGCCCTCTTCCAGAGCCCCGCACTTGACGAGGGAATTGTTGAGGCTATGGAGAGAATGAAGGCCTACGGCAAGCCGATAGTCTTCGTTGCACCCGGGGGGGCCTATCCACACAAGATGGCAAGGAACATCGAGCTGAAGGGCATTCC encodes the following:
- a CDS encoding acetate--CoA ligase family protein, coding for MESPNLDFLFYPKSVAVIGASNVPGKVGNAIMRSITLRFDGKVYPVNIKGGEIEVNGKKFKVYRSVKEIPDEVDVAVIAVPAKFVPDVIDECGEKGVKAAVVISAGFKEAGNVELEEELVKRARKWGIRVVGPNCLGVTNLENGFDCNFNPPERQARPSFGKVAFMSQSGAFGAAILDWAASHKIGMSKFISLGNMADLDESDFMAYLGDDPKTGVITGYIEGVKDGRKFFNTAKEVTLKKPVVILKAGRTEAGAKAAASHTGSLAGSYRIYQAAFEQTGVLEAKSMRQLFNYAKALAMQSPAKGNRVAIVTNGGGAGVMMSDGLLEKGIKLAELSEETNEKFERDIKEGKLPHHMSYKNPIDVIGDAPSSRYEIAMRYALEDPNVDVLVVIALFQSPALDEGIVEAMERMKAYGKPIVFVAPGGAYPHKMARNIELKGIPVYETVEDGVDAVYALVKYGEWLRENGKL